The sequence below is a genomic window from Amphiprion ocellaris isolate individual 3 ecotype Okinawa chromosome 16, ASM2253959v1, whole genome shotgun sequence.
TCAGAACTATCTCTCCAAAAATACACCCTATAGGCATcgaaaaatgaccaactctcacagcctaaaagacgatgcacagctcagtatgtCTGGTTTTTCTTGGGGTGCTAATCACTACTAAGAACGATTCCTGAATTTTCTGtcgacaataaatcctgctgcccttgaatgctgacttctcctggtgaCTCTTTGAAGATCTTTAAGGAAGCGTTTGCATAGCGTAAACATTTGAACATGGTGGagtcttagactctggcccatGATTTGGGACTTAGTTTCCACTTTACTTGCTATAAGTTTAAAAGATGATTCCACATCAACGTTgtcaactttttttctgttgcccCAAAGAGACCAAATGAAATTACAGGTTAACCGGCAttataaaaattgtgttttagtAGAATGATACTTAATGCCATACTTAAAATGCAACTGTTTAATAACCATTAAATCAATATCGTATTTACAAGTCTGTTACAAAAACCTTTATGTGGTTGGTGCAATTACAAATACAGCACCTCATCCCTGCATAAATCAGAGCTTAGCCAATCCTACAGATACTCCCGATTCACAGTCCTAAAGTGTctgttttccccttttttgtTGCAGGATATGGGGAGATCTATCCGGTTACCCTGCCTGGTAAGGTAGTGTGTGTCTTGTACGCCATGGTGGGCATCCCTCTCATGCTTCTGGTCATTCTTGATGTGGGAGACTTCCTCGCTGTGATGATGTCCAGAGCCTATGTTCGCATTCACACCCTTATCAAAAATTTTCGCTGCCATAGCTGGTCTCCCTGGAAGGATCAAGAGAGGGCCGTGAAGTCAAGTCACCGGGCCCTGGACGACGGCACCTTTGTATTCAACCACGATGTAGTGATCCATGAACCTCTTGACATTCGGCAGGTGATGCACAGTCAGGTGGATGTGCGGCACAAATCCATCCAactccaaaacaacaaagagatctTCGAGAAGATTCTCATCAGAGAGAAATTACTGAGAACGGGTCCACTGCTCAGGACCATCTCCTGCCCAGAGCTAGATGGGCTGCCACCACCACCCCGAGGATATGCCATATGGGACTTCACAGGATTAGGGGACGGGATGGAAATGCTGGATGTTCCATTTGTACTGATCCTTTTCATCGTGTTCACCTACATTTGTTTTGGCGGTTTGATTCTGCCCCTGTGGGAAACCGAATTTACAGACTTTGACCCGTACTACTTCTGCTTCATCACGCTCACGACCATCGGTTTTGGCGACATTGTACCCAATCACCCCAAGTACTTCATGCTCACCTCACTGTTCATCATTGTTGGCATGGCCATCATGTCCATGGCTTTCAAGCTGAGCCAAACTCGAATTGTGAGCTGTTACCGCCAGTGCATCAAGATAATCAGCAGGGGAAATGTGGAGACTTTTAGAAATGAAATGACCAACTAAGTCGTCAAGAGATTCTCTGTCTCATGTCCAGGAGTTACTCAAGTTTACAGTCCTTGTTTTGAAACAGGCCACAGTGGGAGCTTGTGCAGAGCACTCCTTGTGCTGCCACTTTGGTTAGAAgcatgagcaaaataaaaagTGTGCATGTGACAAACGCTTCTTTCCTCTGACGGAAGGTGATTCTCAAAATGATTTCTGTCAAAAAGAAATTCAGATTCTGCATAGCTACATAAAGTGTCATgccaaagaaaaacatttagttgTATTTTAATACTATGTGGTACTGTAGTATTTTTACGGCctaaaaacactgcagaggtATCCGGTAGTGTTGTGTTTGGCTATTAATCAGACCTCTGGACTTTTCATTCTGTctgaaaaatctaataaaatgtcttaaattcactactgtttatttttttaaacagcactTTACAGCACCATTTCATTCACACCCATGTCCTCAGCAAATTGTACAAATTCAATACTAATATAGACATACagataaacataaatatttggatTCATAGACAACAAACTAGTTttagtttgcatttttgttgctgcacttttaaatttttaaagttttaatacaTTTGTCTTGACTCCAAAAATATGATTACTTTTTGCAAAAACTTTTTATTCTTGTATTAAGAAATTGTAGTTTACAATCTACTTGACAGTAGAGTTGGGGTTCGTGTGTCTGTAATGTAGTAATAATTTCTTATGCTAAAGTACAGCTAGAGGTTTGTAAATCCGTACAGTCAGCAGGAGTTCTGAATGTAAGGACACTGTCAAGCACAAGGAAACACTctgctcctgctgctctg
It includes:
- the kcnk18 gene encoding potassium channel subfamily K member 18, giving the protein MSVKKGINAVNESRKCAARFWRLFPHLLLCLSLVAYAALGALIFKYIEGGSASSTQQEYREFLGEVVLTVHNQTNNDSCTHECIVDKVYTKMLEFKSIWFQRPDRWSFFGSMFFCCTVFTTVGYGEIYPVTLPGKVVCVLYAMVGIPLMLLVILDVGDFLAVMMSRAYVRIHTLIKNFRCHSWSPWKDQERAVKSSHRALDDGTFVFNHDVVIHEPLDIRQVMHSQVDVRHKSIQLQNNKEIFEKILIREKLLRTGPLLRTISCPELDGLPPPPRGYAIWDFTGLGDGMEMLDVPFVLILFIVFTYICFGGLILPLWETEFTDFDPYYFCFITLTTIGFGDIVPNHPKYFMLTSLFIIVGMAIMSMAFKLSQTRIVSCYRQCIKIISRGNVETFRNEMTN